In Juglans regia cultivar Chandler chromosome 13, Walnut 2.0, whole genome shotgun sequence, the following proteins share a genomic window:
- the LOC108979738 gene encoding dual-specificity RNA methyltransferase RlmN, which yields MTLKSIFDAKEIRAEFKAAGINPSFIPIIWKHAIISNNNDNFEWNHIPSLPSAAYPILYSKFKPLTSSLHSLLHSSDQVTSKLLIKLQNGALVEAVVMRYDTRLGKYNGKPRPGGPRSTLCVSSQVGCKMGCKFCATGTMGFKNNLSSGEIVEQLVHASCISSIRNIVFMGMGEPLNNYASLVEAVRVMTGPPFQLSPKRITVSTVGIIPAINKLHNDVPGLNLAVSLHAPVQDIRCQIMPAARAFPLEKLMDALQDYQKNSQQNIMIEYIMLDGVNDEEQHAHQLGKLLDTFQAVVNLIPFNPIGSASQFRTSNEHRVSRFQKILRGTYGIRTTVRKQMGQDISGACGQLVVNQPDKRSIEKSSLLTDIEDLHL from the exons ATGACGTTGAAATCAATCTTCGACGCCAAAGAAATCAGAGCGGAATTCAAGGCGGCGGGCATAAACCCTAGCTTCATCCCCATCATATGGAAGCATGCGATCATCTCCAACAACAACGACAACTTCGAATGGAATCACATCCCATCCTTGCCCTCCGCTGCCTACCCTATCCTTTACTCCAAATTCAAGCCCCTCACTTCGTCCCTTCACTCCCTCCTCCACTCCTCCGACCAAGTCACCTCCAAGCTCCTCATAAAGctccag AACGGGGCTCTTGTTGAGGCCGTGGTCATGAGGTACGACACGCGTTTGGGGAAATACAACGGCAAGCCCCGCCCCGGAGGTCCCAGGTCCACCCTGTGCGTTTCCTCCCAGGTCGGTTGCAAAATGGGATGCAAATTCTGTGCCACGGGGACGATGGGTTTCAAGAACAATCTCTCGTCTGGAGAGATTGTGGAACAGTTGGTTCACGCCTCTTGTATATCGTCTATACGCAATATCGTTTTCATG GGAATGGGGGAACCATTGAATAACTACGCTTCGTTAGTGGAAGCTGTTCGTGTCATGACAGGGCCACCGTTTCAGTTGTCGCCGAAGAGGATTACCGTCTCAACC GTTGGCATCATTCCTGCTATCAACAAGCTTCACAATGATGTGCCGGGTTTGAACTTGGCAGTTTCGCTGCACGCACCAGTTCAAGATATCCGTTGTCAAATAATGCCTGCAGCTCGGGCTTTTCCTCTGGAAAAGCTTATGGATGCGCTTCAAGACTATCAAAAGAACAG TCAGCAAAATATTATGATCGAGTACATTATGCTTGATGGGGTGAATGATGAAGAGCAGCATGCCCACCAGCTTGGCAAGCTGCTAGATACATTCCAAGCG GTTGTTAACTTAATACCTTTCAATCCAATTGGGAGTGCGAGTCAATTCAGAACCAGTAATGAACATCGGGTGTCAAGATTTCAGAAAATTCTTAGGGGTACCTATGGCATCCGGACAACAGTTCGCAAGCAAATGGGTCAGGATATAAGTGGTGCATGTGGCCAGCTGGTGGTTAACCAACCTGATAAGAGGTCAATTGAAAAATCAAGTCTCTTAACTGACATAGAAGATCTTCATCTTTGA
- the LOC108979734 gene encoding uncharacterized protein LOC108979734 isoform X2 produces the protein MIVKKSIIFTTTVPNRVKKVLGSFVSLFFFFRIFKEMANLISGVLVKLLEEMAVDEKVPEDCKPVMLQIRSIIPILAEDDIWPNQGFYLKVSDASHSMYVSLPHENDDMVLCNKLRLGQLIYVEKLEGAYPVPMLKGVKLVPGRRSCIGNPKDLVAIENLANVSRASDSLFSMEMDKKPQERFRSQRFSRVRSNEDPHRQARRSRTFDIVSESSDVMKSYRKISSGSVDKDSDTESTISSSSSVTAFKRRSWNGGDISDSQIIKHGRKPTGRSRSVSPVFCAGYDSLDDNSSPKSRRKDIGIDMKSVKSSNKCRIPMSAKCCESLDPAVVFSLVDDKKLTETTILWSSLPSTLVKLGKEVLRHRDVALLAAVEALQEAAAGERLLKCLRTYSELQAAKGADRQPLVDNFFSLQDDLGHTQQIIELYANSNLLRAKDSNPKGPGSIRECLKLALDRKKNATTWIRAALVSDLTLFSATGIPKRTTNVGKKTSITYGSKTKGTCMARKHVNSGEIQVGLAAETNSSPQWFKGSALHAAVDLKNSLHDECRRWFLAFVEDYLDEVKEKTISMESDSQVAEMMCQIKRVSDWLDVMVSEKAKSLKMRSKDGAPVEDSELEAFGRVRDKIYMVLLKHVERTCHGLENMNAIAEG, from the exons ATGATCGTCAAAAAATCCATTATTTTCACAACTACAGTACCTAATCGCGTAAAGAAAGTTTTGGGTtcctttgtttctttatttttcttctttaggaTATTCAAGGAGATGGCAAATTTGATCTCTGGGGTTCTTGTGaagcttcttgaagaaatgGCAGTTGATGAAAAGGTGCCAGAGGATTGTAAACCTGTTATGTTACAAATTCGAAGCATAATTCCTATATTGGCAGAGGATGATATTTGGCCTAACCAAGGGTTCTACTTGAAGGTTTCTGATGCTTCGCATTCTATGTATGTATCTCTGCCTCACGAGAATGATGACATGGTTCTTTGTAATAAATTGCGACTTGGGCAGTTAATATACGTCGAAAAGTTGGAGGGAGCGTATCCAGTTCCAATGCTTAAAGGCGTGAAGCTTGTCCCAGGCCGGCGTTCCTGCATTGGAAATCCCAAAGATCTTGTTGCCATAGAAAATTTGGCGAATGTTTCTCGGGCTTCTGATTCTTTGTTTTCGATGGAAATGGATAAGAAGCCGCAAGAAAGGTTTCGTTCTCAAAGATTTTCAAGGGTCAGATCAAATGAAGATCCACATAGACAAGCCCGCAGGTCTAGAACTTTCGATATCGTGAGCGAATCATCTGATGTAATGAAGTCGTATCGGAAAATTAGCTCAGGTTCAGTCGACAAAGATAGCGATACAGAAAGTACAATATCTTCGTCCTCATCTGTGACGGCATTCAAGAGAAGAAGCTGGAATGGGGGAGACATTTCAGACTCCCAGATTATCAAGCATGGGAGGAAACCAACTGGTCGTAGTCGAAGT GTTTCTCCAGTCTTTTGTGCTGGGTATGATAGCTTAGATGACAATTCAAGCCCTAAATCAAGAAGAAAAGATATTGGGATAGATATGAAATCGGTCAAAAGTTCCAACAAGTGTAGAATCCCTATGTCAGCAAAATGTTGCGAGTCTTTGGATCCTGCGGTGGTGTTTAGTTTggttgatgataaaaaattgACAGAAACAACAATATTATGGAGTTCCCTCCCCTCAACATTAGTGAAGCTTGGCAAG GAGGTTTTAAGGCACAGAGATGTGGCTCTGCTTGCTGCTGTGGAGGCATTGCAAGAGGCTGCTGCTGGCGAAAGATTGCTCAAATGCCTAAG GACATATTCAGAGCTTCAGGCAGCCAAGGGGGCTGATCGGCAGCCATTAGTTGATAACTTTTTTAGTCTTCAAGATGACTTGGGGCACACTCAACAAATTATTGAGCTATATGCAAACAGTAATCTACTGAGAGCAAAGGACAGTAATCCCAAGGGCCCTGGTTCCATCAGAGAATGTCTGAAACTTGCTTTGGACAGAAAGAAAAATGCAACTACATGGATTAGAGCTGCTTTGGTATCCGACCTCACACTATTTTCTGCCACTGGCATCCCCAAGAGGACTACCAACGTGGGGAAAAAAACAAGCATAACTTATGGCAGTAAAACAAAGGGCACGTGTATGGCGAGAAAACATGTTAATAGTGGCGAAATCCAGGTTGGATTGGCAGCTGAGACGAACAGTTCACCGCAATGGTTTAAGGGAAGTGCTCTGCATGCAGCAGTGGACCTGAAAAATTCCCTTCATGATGAATGTAGAAGATGGTTCTTGGCTTTCGTTGAGGATTACTTAGATGAAGTGAAGGAAAAAACCATTTCGATGGAATCAGATAGCCAGGTAGCTGAGATGATGTGTCAGATCAAGAGAGTGAGTGACTGGTTGGATGTGATGGTTAGCGAAAAGGCTAAATCTCTGAAAATGAGATCCAAAGACGGTGCCCCAGTGGAGGATTCTGAGTTAGAAGCTTTTGGAAGGGTGAGggacaaaatatatatggtcCTCTTGAAGCATGTTGAGAGAACATGCCATGGATTGGAAAATATGAATGCAATAGCTGAAGGTTGA
- the LOC108979734 gene encoding uncharacterized protein LOC108979734 isoform X1, translated as MIVKKSIIFTTTVPNRVKKVLGSFVSLFFFFRIFKEMANLISGVLVKLLEEMAVDEKVPEDCKPVMLQIRSIIPILAEDDIWPNQGFYLKVSDASHSMYVSLPHENDDMVLCNKLRLGQLIYVEKLEGAYPVPMLKGVKLVPGRRSCIGNPKDLVAIENLANVSRASDSLFSMEMDKKPQERFRSQRFSRVRSNEDPHRQARRSRTFDIVSESSDVMKSYRKISSGSVDKDSDTESTISSSSSVTAFKRRSWNGGDISDSQIIKHGRKPTGRSRSVRVSPVFCAGYDSLDDNSSPKSRRKDIGIDMKSVKSSNKCRIPMSAKCCESLDPAVVFSLVDDKKLTETTILWSSLPSTLVKLGKEVLRHRDVALLAAVEALQEAAAGERLLKCLRTYSELQAAKGADRQPLVDNFFSLQDDLGHTQQIIELYANSNLLRAKDSNPKGPGSIRECLKLALDRKKNATTWIRAALVSDLTLFSATGIPKRTTNVGKKTSITYGSKTKGTCMARKHVNSGEIQVGLAAETNSSPQWFKGSALHAAVDLKNSLHDECRRWFLAFVEDYLDEVKEKTISMESDSQVAEMMCQIKRVSDWLDVMVSEKAKSLKMRSKDGAPVEDSELEAFGRVRDKIYMVLLKHVERTCHGLENMNAIAEG; from the exons ATGATCGTCAAAAAATCCATTATTTTCACAACTACAGTACCTAATCGCGTAAAGAAAGTTTTGGGTtcctttgtttctttatttttcttctttaggaTATTCAAGGAGATGGCAAATTTGATCTCTGGGGTTCTTGTGaagcttcttgaagaaatgGCAGTTGATGAAAAGGTGCCAGAGGATTGTAAACCTGTTATGTTACAAATTCGAAGCATAATTCCTATATTGGCAGAGGATGATATTTGGCCTAACCAAGGGTTCTACTTGAAGGTTTCTGATGCTTCGCATTCTATGTATGTATCTCTGCCTCACGAGAATGATGACATGGTTCTTTGTAATAAATTGCGACTTGGGCAGTTAATATACGTCGAAAAGTTGGAGGGAGCGTATCCAGTTCCAATGCTTAAAGGCGTGAAGCTTGTCCCAGGCCGGCGTTCCTGCATTGGAAATCCCAAAGATCTTGTTGCCATAGAAAATTTGGCGAATGTTTCTCGGGCTTCTGATTCTTTGTTTTCGATGGAAATGGATAAGAAGCCGCAAGAAAGGTTTCGTTCTCAAAGATTTTCAAGGGTCAGATCAAATGAAGATCCACATAGACAAGCCCGCAGGTCTAGAACTTTCGATATCGTGAGCGAATCATCTGATGTAATGAAGTCGTATCGGAAAATTAGCTCAGGTTCAGTCGACAAAGATAGCGATACAGAAAGTACAATATCTTCGTCCTCATCTGTGACGGCATTCAAGAGAAGAAGCTGGAATGGGGGAGACATTTCAGACTCCCAGATTATCAAGCATGGGAGGAAACCAACTGGTCGTAGTCGAAGTGTACGT GTTTCTCCAGTCTTTTGTGCTGGGTATGATAGCTTAGATGACAATTCAAGCCCTAAATCAAGAAGAAAAGATATTGGGATAGATATGAAATCGGTCAAAAGTTCCAACAAGTGTAGAATCCCTATGTCAGCAAAATGTTGCGAGTCTTTGGATCCTGCGGTGGTGTTTAGTTTggttgatgataaaaaattgACAGAAACAACAATATTATGGAGTTCCCTCCCCTCAACATTAGTGAAGCTTGGCAAG GAGGTTTTAAGGCACAGAGATGTGGCTCTGCTTGCTGCTGTGGAGGCATTGCAAGAGGCTGCTGCTGGCGAAAGATTGCTCAAATGCCTAAG GACATATTCAGAGCTTCAGGCAGCCAAGGGGGCTGATCGGCAGCCATTAGTTGATAACTTTTTTAGTCTTCAAGATGACTTGGGGCACACTCAACAAATTATTGAGCTATATGCAAACAGTAATCTACTGAGAGCAAAGGACAGTAATCCCAAGGGCCCTGGTTCCATCAGAGAATGTCTGAAACTTGCTTTGGACAGAAAGAAAAATGCAACTACATGGATTAGAGCTGCTTTGGTATCCGACCTCACACTATTTTCTGCCACTGGCATCCCCAAGAGGACTACCAACGTGGGGAAAAAAACAAGCATAACTTATGGCAGTAAAACAAAGGGCACGTGTATGGCGAGAAAACATGTTAATAGTGGCGAAATCCAGGTTGGATTGGCAGCTGAGACGAACAGTTCACCGCAATGGTTTAAGGGAAGTGCTCTGCATGCAGCAGTGGACCTGAAAAATTCCCTTCATGATGAATGTAGAAGATGGTTCTTGGCTTTCGTTGAGGATTACTTAGATGAAGTGAAGGAAAAAACCATTTCGATGGAATCAGATAGCCAGGTAGCTGAGATGATGTGTCAGATCAAGAGAGTGAGTGACTGGTTGGATGTGATGGTTAGCGAAAAGGCTAAATCTCTGAAAATGAGATCCAAAGACGGTGCCCCAGTGGAGGATTCTGAGTTAGAAGCTTTTGGAAGGGTGAGggacaaaatatatatggtcCTCTTGAAGCATGTTGAGAGAACATGCCATGGATTGGAAAATATGAATGCAATAGCTGAAGGTTGA
- the LOC108979723 gene encoding uncharacterized protein LOC108979723, with translation MALTGKIRSSMSPPPNYLRIRTRTQIASPSIISLSRISPFQATSKAHLNYPRKSTTRYENREDKIEATLPTMSEILESSRAQKLDLQLQTLGPFFRITAKSLETQKELGKAEGLIRVWLNGRILHLDSIRLRRDTLGMEKSIFGIGLFIGAVAVRYGYDCDCTTAELLAINDSDLYHSKLVRFYTRIGFKAVHEVTGSAFRDYAHMLVWGGIGTRMDANVEELLIRWCTRFKSRK, from the exons ATGGCACTAACAGGTAAAATACGAAGTTCCATGTCTCCCCCGCCAAATTATCTTAGAATCCGAACTAGAACTCAAATCGCCTCCCCTTCAATCATCTCTCTATCCCGAATCTCACCATTCCAAGCTACATCGAAAGCCCATTTGAATTACCCCAGGAAAAGCACCACCCGCTATGAAAACAGAGAGGATAAGATTGAGGCCACTTTACCAACCATGTCAGAGATATTGGAGTCATCAAGAGCCCAGAAACTTGATCTCCAGCTCCAAACTCTAGGACCCTTCTTCAGAATTACAGCCAAGAGCTTGGAAACCCAAAAAGAACTAGGGAAAGCTGAGGGGTTGATAAGGGTCTGGCTAAATGGAAGAATTCTTCACTTGGACTCCATTAGATTGAGGAGAGACACATTAGGAATGGAAAAATCAATCTTTGGTATCGGTTTGTTCATTGGAGCTGTTGCTGTAAGGTATGGATATGATTGCGATTGCACGACAGCTGAGTTACTGGCTATCAATGACTCTGATCTCTACCATTCTAAG CTTGTTAGGTTCTACACGAGAATTGGGTTCAAGGCTGTACATGAGGTGACCGGATCAGCATTTAGAGATTATGCCCACATGCTGGTCTGGGGAGGCATTGGTACCCGAATGGATGCCAATGTTGAAGAACTTCTTATAAGATGGTGCACCAGGTTCAAATCTCGAAAATGA
- the LOC108979739 gene encoding uncharacterized protein LOC108979739 isoform X1, with protein sequence MSRRAGRDSDSRRHRSRFDREPSPKRSRRDGKPETERVPSNTDLDVGRHIDRDQKHSRQLQDALPLEAPTAPDSKQENRVVSKDSDKKPIHREGPKHSSDPTNVTRSRSFFQHDERGTLKVSRSIDRRATGERGWRDTKDQHDERAANKITYNTQRRDEKLQSKQDDNSIWRHDRFLKHDDQAPPAKKRPAFREKKIPVDSENADKAEMKTVKSSNVDHSVEGSGRREERGRNHLDRLEKPSAGDRMPPKRGEAHRDGFLSRERFGVSGNYRGRDGISGRQGYRSGGTRVEKWKHDLYNPSRSPPPKNEDDQIAKLEALLTS encoded by the exons ATGTCTCGTCGGGCGGGCCGCGATTCCGACTCCAGACGGCACCGTTCCAGGTTCGATCGAGAACCAAG TCCCAAGAGGTCGAGGAGGGATGGGAAACCAGAAACAGAGAGAGTACCCAGCAATACTGATTTGGATGTTGGACGCCACATAGACCGGGATCAGAAGCATTCTCGTCAGCTGCAAGACGCCTTACCCCTTGAGGCCCCAACAGCACCTGATTCTAAGCAAGAAAATAGGGTTGTGAGCAAAGACTCTGACAAGAAACCCATTCATCGGGAAGGGCCAAAACACTCTTCTGATCCAACTAATGTAACTCGGTCTCGATCTTTTTTTCAG CATGATGAACGTGGTACCTTGAAAGTTAGTCGGAGTATTGATCGCAGAGCTACTGGTG AGCGTGGATGGAGGGATACAAAGGATCAGCATGATGAAAGGGCAGCAAAcaaaataacttataatacaCAGAGAAGAGATGAGAAATTACAGTCTAAGCAGGATGACAACAGCATCTGGCGGCATGATCGTTTCCTCAAACATGATGATCAAGCTCCACCTGCAAAGAAAAGACCAGCATTTCGGGAGAAGAAGATTCCAGTGGATTCTGAAAATGCTGATAAAGCAGAAATGAAGACTGTAAAGTCGAGTAATGTTGACCACTCTGTGGAAGGAAGTGGAAGAAGGGAGGAAAGAGGCCGCAACCATTTGGACAGGCTGGAGAAGCCATCAGCAGGAGACAGGATGCCGCCAAAGAGGGGAGAAGCTCATAGGGATGGCTTCCTTTCCAGAGAAAGGTTTGGTGTTAGTGGAAATTACAGGGGAAGAGATGGAATCAGTGGAAGACAAGGGTATCGTTCTGGTGGTACTCGTGTTGAGAAGTGGAAGCATGATTTGTATAACCCTAGTAGAAGTCCGCCCCCCAAAAATGAAGATGATCAAATTGCAAAGCTTGAAGCACTCTTGACTTCGTAA
- the LOC108979737 gene encoding probable beta-D-xylosidase 5, whose product MEAMKNPIFLPLCLSLLLVLVIPSASQRYACNKSDSKTSQFPFCSTSLSYEDRAKDLVSRLTIREKVQQLVNSATGIPRLGVPPYEWWSEALHGVSNVGPGTRFNATVPGATSFPAVILSAASFNATLWYKMGQTVSTEARAMYNVGLAGLTYWSPNVNVFRDPRWGRGQETPGEDPLVVSRYAVNYVRGLQEVGEEGSTSGRDRLKVSSCCKHYTAYDVDKWKDVDRFHFDAKVTKQDLEDTYQPPFKSCVEEGHVSSVMCSYNRVNGIPTCADPDLLRGIVRGQWGLDGYIVSDCDSIEVYYNSIHYTATPEDAVALALKAGLNMNCGSYLGKYTENAVNLKKVNESVVDQALIYNYIVLMRLGFFDGNPKSLPFGSLGPSDVCTSDNQQLALDAAKQGIVLLDNNGALPLSKNKIKKLTAIGPNANATRVMISNYAGEPCSYTSPLQGLQKYVSAVSYEPGCSNVKCGDESLIEAAAKAAAAADVVVVVVGLDQSIEAEGLDRDNLTLPGFQEKLVTEVAKATVGTVILVVMSAGPVDVSFANNVSRIGGILWVGYPGQAGGDAIAQVIFGDYNPGGRSPFTWYPQAYADQVPMTDMNMRANTTSNFSGRTYRFYTGKPIYEFGHGLSYSTFSKFIISAPSTVIVQATPPSNPHISLYSKYTPNTISNGSAIDISTINCQNSTFDVVVGVKNNGTSDGSHVVLVFWKPASSEEVMGSPNVQLVGFERVTVKRGKTESVTVSVDVCKGLSLVDSEGKRKLIIGQHTIFVGSSSDHQVRHQFNVRLAGSGDKEEEEEAMEGLIPYLLRAIKKPKGYNSYRSFSEGSTRSYHLLLNAQDSANGSSHRRTRSEFQPPAIEFTEQRYSGVDLIRSHSVHKFSSSSNSSVGGAPKIDSYPFHVHSEANNIHRRR is encoded by the exons atggAAGCCATGAAGAACCCCATTTTCTTGCCGCTTTGCCTCTCACTTCTCCTCGTCCTAGTAATCCCTAGTGCTAGTCAACGATATGCTTGCAACAAGAGCGACTCTAAAACCAGCCAATTTCCCTTTTGTAGCACTTCCCTGTCTTACGAGGACCGGGCCAAGGACCTTGTGTCGCGCTTAACCATCCGAGAAAAGGTGCAGCAATTAGTAAACAGTGCCACTGGCATTCCTCGGCTTGGCGTGCCACCGTATGAATGGTGGTCCGAGGCCCTTCATGGTGTCTCAAACGTCGGGCCTGGGACTCGTTTTAATGCAACCGTCCCAGGTGCCACCAGCTTTCCAGCAGTCATTCTCTCTGCAGCGAGCTTTAATGCAACATTGTGGTATAAGATGGGGCAAACCGTGTCAACCGAGGCTCGAGCCATGTACAACGTGGGTCTAGCCGGGTTGACATATTGGAGTCCTAATGTAAATGTGTTCCGTGACCCAAGATGGGGGCGTGGCCAAGAAACCCCTGGTGAGGACCCTTTGGTGGTGTCAAGATATGCTGTGAATTATGTACGAGGTTTACAAGAAGTGGGTGAGGAAGGAAGTACTTCTGGTAGGGATAGGCTCAAGGTCTCAAGTTGTTGCAAGCATTACACTGCTTATGATGTGGATAAATGGAAAGACGTTGATAGGTTTCACTTTGATGCAAAG GTCACAAAGCAGGATCTTGAAGACACCTACCAGCCACCATTCAAGAGCTGTGTAGAGGAGGGACATGTAAGCAGCGTAATGTGTTCCTATAACAGGGTGAATGGGATTCCTACCTGTGCTGATCCAGACCTCCTCAGAGGGATTGTCAGAGGCCAATGGGGTCTAGATGG ATACATTGTTTCAGACTGCGACTCTATCGAGGTTTATTACAATTCCATCCATTACACTGCAACACCTGAGGATGCAGTGGCCCTTGCCTTGAAAGCAG GTTTAAACATGAATTGTGGGTCTTATCTAGGAAAGTACACAGAGAACGCGGTTAActtgaaaaaagtgaatgaatCTGTTGTAGACCAGGCCTTGATATACAACTACATAGTCTTGATGAGACTTGGCTTCTTCGATGGGAACCCAAAATCTCTACCATTTGGCAGTCTTGGGCCATCGGATGTATGTACAAGCGACAATCAGCAATTGGCACTTGATGCTGCAAAACAGGGGATAGTATTGCTAGACAATAATGGAGCTCTTCCTctgtccaaaaataaaattaagaaactgACTGCTATAGGACCCAATGCCAATGCCACGAGGGTTATGATAAGCAACTATGCCGGTGAACCTTGCAGCTATACTAGCCCTTTACAGGGGCTACAAAAATATGTCTCAGCTGTGAGTTATGAGCCAGGCTGCAGCAATGTGAAATGTGGTGATGAGAGCCTTATTGAGGCGGCAGCTAAGGCTGCAGCCGCCGCTGATGtggttgtggtggtggtggggctTGATCAATCTATTGAGGCAGAGGGGCTGGACAGAGACAACTTGACATTGCCAGGATTCCAAGAAAAGCTTGTGACTGAAGTGGCTAAAGCCACTGTTGGAACAGTGATTCTCGTTGTCATGTCGGCTGGTCCAGTTGACGTTTCTTTTGCCAATAATGTGAGTAGGATTGGGGGGATTCTTTGGGTAGGATATCCAGGTCAAGCAGGAGGGGATGCCATAGCGCAAGTGATTTTTGGAGACTACAATCCAG GTGGAAGGTCCCCTTTTACATGGTACCCACAAGCATATGCAGATCAAGTGCCGATGACAGACATGAACATGAGAGCCAACACGACAAGTAACTTCTCCGGAAGAACATACCGATTTTATACAGGGAAACCTATCTATGAATTTGGTCATGGCCTAAGCTACTCAACCTTTTCCAAATTCATAATATCGGCCCCCTCCACCGTAATTGTCCAAGCAACCCCCCCTTCCAACCCACATATTAGTCTTTATTCCAAGTACACCCCAAATACCATTTCCAATGGCTCGGCAATCGACATTTCAACCATAAACTGCCAGAATTCAAcatttgatgttgttgttggAGTGAAGAACAATGGAACAAGTGATGGTTCCCACGTGGTATTGGTGTTCTGGAAGCCAGCCAGCTCGGAGGAGGTGATGGGATCACCAAATGTACAATTGGTGGGGTTTGAGAGGGTGACGGTTAAGAGAGGGAAGACAGAGTCTGTTACAGTTAGTGTGGATGTGTGCAAAGGACTGAGTCTTGTAGACAGTGAAGGGAAGAGGAAGTTGATCATTGGACAGCATACCATTTTTGTTGGTTCCTCTAGTGACCACCAGGTGAGGCACCAGTTCAATGTTCGCCTGGCTGGGAGTGGAGAT aaggaagaagaagaagaagccatgGAAGGTCTGATTCCTTATCTTCTCCGTGCAATCAAGAAGCCGAAGGGTTACAACAGCTACAGGTCCTTCTCCGAGGGCTCCACCCGTAGCTACCATTTGTTGTTAAATGCACAGGACTCGGCCAATGGATCGTCTCACCGGCGAACCCGGTCGGAGTTCCAGCCACCAGCCATCGAGTTCACTGAGCAAAGATATTCCGGTGTCGACCTTATCCGCTCGCACAGCGTTCACAAATTCTCCTCCTCAAGTAATTCTTCGGTGGGTGGTGCTCCAAAGATCGATTCCTATCCATTCCATGTCCACAGTGAAGCTAATAATATTCATCGACGTCGATGa
- the LOC108979739 gene encoding uncharacterized protein LOC108979739 isoform X2 — protein sequence MSRRAGRDSDSRRHRSRFDREPSPKRSRRDGKPETERVPSNTDLDVGRHIDRDQKHSRQLQDALPLEAPTAPDSKQENRVVSKDSDKKPIHREGPKHSSDPTNHDERGTLKVSRSIDRRATGERGWRDTKDQHDERAANKITYNTQRRDEKLQSKQDDNSIWRHDRFLKHDDQAPPAKKRPAFREKKIPVDSENADKAEMKTVKSSNVDHSVEGSGRREERGRNHLDRLEKPSAGDRMPPKRGEAHRDGFLSRERFGVSGNYRGRDGISGRQGYRSGGTRVEKWKHDLYNPSRSPPPKNEDDQIAKLEALLTS from the exons ATGTCTCGTCGGGCGGGCCGCGATTCCGACTCCAGACGGCACCGTTCCAGGTTCGATCGAGAACCAAG TCCCAAGAGGTCGAGGAGGGATGGGAAACCAGAAACAGAGAGAGTACCCAGCAATACTGATTTGGATGTTGGACGCCACATAGACCGGGATCAGAAGCATTCTCGTCAGCTGCAAGACGCCTTACCCCTTGAGGCCCCAACAGCACCTGATTCTAAGCAAGAAAATAGGGTTGTGAGCAAAGACTCTGACAAGAAACCCATTCATCGGGAAGGGCCAAAACACTCTTCTGATCCAACTAAT CATGATGAACGTGGTACCTTGAAAGTTAGTCGGAGTATTGATCGCAGAGCTACTGGTG AGCGTGGATGGAGGGATACAAAGGATCAGCATGATGAAAGGGCAGCAAAcaaaataacttataatacaCAGAGAAGAGATGAGAAATTACAGTCTAAGCAGGATGACAACAGCATCTGGCGGCATGATCGTTTCCTCAAACATGATGATCAAGCTCCACCTGCAAAGAAAAGACCAGCATTTCGGGAGAAGAAGATTCCAGTGGATTCTGAAAATGCTGATAAAGCAGAAATGAAGACTGTAAAGTCGAGTAATGTTGACCACTCTGTGGAAGGAAGTGGAAGAAGGGAGGAAAGAGGCCGCAACCATTTGGACAGGCTGGAGAAGCCATCAGCAGGAGACAGGATGCCGCCAAAGAGGGGAGAAGCTCATAGGGATGGCTTCCTTTCCAGAGAAAGGTTTGGTGTTAGTGGAAATTACAGGGGAAGAGATGGAATCAGTGGAAGACAAGGGTATCGTTCTGGTGGTACTCGTGTTGAGAAGTGGAAGCATGATTTGTATAACCCTAGTAGAAGTCCGCCCCCCAAAAATGAAGATGATCAAATTGCAAAGCTTGAAGCACTCTTGACTTCGTAA